From the genome of Scytonema hofmannii PCC 7110, one region includes:
- the dnaK gene encoding molecular chaperone DnaK: MAKVVGIDLGTTNSCVAVMEGGKPTVIANAEGFRTTPSVVAFAKNGDRLVGQIAKRQSVMNPENTFYSVKRFIGRKFDEITHEATEVSYKVLRDSNSNVKLDCPVVGKQFAPEEISAQVLRKLVEDASKYIGETVTQAVITVPAYFNDSQRQATKDAGKIAGIEVLRIINEPTAASLAYGFDKKTQETILVFDLGGGTFDVSILEVGDGVFEVLATSGDTHLGGDDFDKKIVDYLAEEFRRQEGIDLRKDKQALQRLTEAAEKAKIELSSVTQAEINLPFITATQDGPKHLDMTLTRTQFEKLCADLIERCRVPVENAVRDAKLSKNDINEVVLVGGSTRIPAVQQLVKTVLGKDPNQSVNPDEVVAVGAAIQAGVLGGDVTGILLLDVTPLSLGVETLGGVMTKIIPRNTTIPTKKSEVFSTAVDGQTNVEIHVLQGEREMSNDNKSLGTFRLDGIPPAPRGVPQIEVIFDIDANGILNVTAKDKGTGKEQSISITGASTLDKSEVDRMVNEAERNASTDKERREKIDRKNQADSLAYQAEKQLEELGDKVPDADKTKVAGLVKDLRDAVAKEDDEQIKKVMPELQQALFAVGSNIYQQGGGDTSASSSSSSSTSDGGASSSGGSGDDVIDADFTESK; this comes from the coding sequence ATGGCAAAAGTAGTTGGAATTGACTTAGGTACTACAAACTCCTGCGTAGCAGTTATGGAAGGTGGTAAACCTACAGTAATTGCGAATGCAGAAGGTTTTCGGACAACACCTTCAGTCGTAGCGTTTGCGAAAAATGGCGATCGCTTGGTTGGGCAAATTGCAAAGCGCCAATCGGTGATGAACCCAGAAAACACATTTTATTCAGTGAAGCGCTTCATTGGTCGTAAATTTGACGAAATTACCCATGAAGCCACTGAAGTGTCTTACAAAGTGCTACGCGACAGTAACAGCAATGTAAAATTAGACTGTCCTGTAGTAGGCAAACAGTTTGCTCCTGAAGAAATTTCAGCGCAAGTTCTCCGCAAACTGGTAGAAGACGCTAGCAAATATATTGGTGAGACTGTAACTCAAGCAGTTATTACCGTTCCTGCATACTTTAACGACTCTCAACGTCAAGCAACCAAAGATGCTGGTAAGATCGCCGGCATTGAAGTACTGCGGATTATCAACGAGCCGACAGCCGCTTCTTTGGCTTACGGTTTTGATAAGAAAACCCAAGAAACCATTCTGGTATTCGACCTTGGTGGTGGTACCTTCGACGTATCCATTCTCGAAGTGGGCGACGGCGTATTTGAAGTGTTAGCAACTTCTGGAGACACTCACCTTGGTGGTGACGACTTCGACAAGAAAATTGTTGACTACTTGGCAGAAGAGTTCAGAAGGCAAGAAGGGATCGATTTGCGTAAGGACAAACAAGCTTTGCAACGTTTGACTGAAGCTGCAGAAAAAGCAAAGATCGAACTTTCTAGCGTTACCCAAGCAGAAATTAACCTGCCTTTCATCACTGCTACCCAGGATGGACCAAAACACCTGGATATGACGCTGACTCGTACTCAGTTTGAAAAACTCTGTGCTGACTTAATTGAGCGCTGTCGCGTTCCTGTAGAAAACGCAGTGCGTGACGCTAAGTTAAGCAAAAACGACATTAACGAAGTTGTATTAGTTGGTGGTTCTACCCGTATTCCCGCAGTACAACAGCTTGTTAAAACTGTGTTGGGTAAAGACCCCAACCAAAGCGTAAACCCTGATGAAGTCGTAGCTGTTGGTGCAGCAATTCAAGCAGGTGTGCTTGGTGGTGATGTTACTGGTATCTTACTGTTAGACGTAACACCACTGTCTCTAGGTGTTGAAACCTTGGGCGGTGTCATGACCAAGATTATCCCTCGCAACACTACCATTCCTACCAAGAAGTCGGAAGTTTTCTCTACTGCCGTGGATGGTCAAACCAACGTGGAAATCCACGTTCTCCAGGGTGAACGGGAAATGTCAAATGATAACAAGAGCTTGGGAACCTTCCGTCTTGATGGTATTCCCCCAGCACCACGTGGTGTACCCCAAATTGAAGTTATCTTTGATATTGACGCCAACGGTATTCTCAACGTGACTGCAAAGGACAAAGGTACTGGTAAGGAGCAATCTATTAGCATCACTGGTGCTTCTACCTTAGATAAGTCCGAAGTTGACCGCATGGTCAATGAAGCTGAGAGAAACGCTTCTACCGATAAAGAACGTCGCGAGAAAATTGACCGCAAGAACCAAGCTGATTCCTTGGCATACCAAGCTGAGAAGCAGTTAGAAGAATTAGGCGACAAAGTTCCGGATGCTGATAAGACCAAAGTAGCAGGTTTGGTCAAAGACCTGCGCGATGCAGTGGCTAAGGAAGATGACGAGCAAATCAAGAAGGTTATGCCCGAATTGCAACAAGCACTCTTTGCTGTTGGTAGCAACATCTACCAACAAGGGGGTGGTGATACTTCTGCAAGTAGTAGTTCTTCTTCTAGCACCTCTGATGGCGGCGCTTCCTCAAGTGGTGGCTCTGGTGATGATGTCATTGATGCCGATTTCACCGAGTCTAAGTAG
- a CDS encoding type II toxin-antitoxin system PrlF family antitoxin, translating to MAVTEIICVESSLTDRYQTTVPDAVRKILGLSKRDKICYTIQSDGKPRFLTSEKKTLGLACFRKI from the coding sequence ATGGCAGTAACAGAAATTATATGTGTAGAGTCTAGCCTTACTGATCGCTATCAGACTACAGTCCCCGATGCCGTTCGCAAAATTCTTGGCTTAAGTAAGCGCGATAAAATTTGCTACACCATTCAATCCGATGGTAAACCCAGATTTCTCACGAGTGAGAAAAAAACACTTGGATTAGCCTGTTTTAGGAAAATTTAA
- a CDS encoding response regulator transcription factor — protein MNQMNSQESKYNFLIVDDQELVLYATIDPLRQHYPGTEIIQAKTAQEALKLVAQNNLDLVVVDLSMPENSGQSARIDAGIELLKKLMEQYPTINIVVQSAYPRSLIRLKPIINNHEGGFTVADKSLPMNEMLTKVDWALRGLNYTPKEMRSGLEMKPEWLEMLQLAFKEGFTDRAISEQMRIAERTVRHYWTKIQDALSVYPEVNKNLRIQTESRAREEGLID, from the coding sequence ATGAATCAAATGAATTCTCAAGAAAGTAAATACAATTTTTTAATTGTCGATGACCAAGAATTAGTTTTATATGCAACTATTGATCCTCTCAGACAGCACTATCCTGGAACTGAAATAATTCAAGCAAAGACGGCTCAAGAAGCATTGAAATTAGTCGCGCAAAACAATCTAGATTTAGTTGTTGTTGATTTATCGATGCCTGAAAATAGCGGACAATCAGCTAGAATTGATGCAGGTATTGAATTGCTCAAAAAATTAATGGAGCAGTATCCGACAATAAATATAGTTGTTCAAAGTGCTTATCCTCGCTCTCTAATTCGCTTAAAACCCATCATAAATAATCATGAAGGTGGTTTTACCGTTGCAGATAAAAGTTTACCAATGAACGAGATGCTAACAAAAGTAGATTGGGCACTTAGAGGATTAAATTATACACCAAAAGAGATGCGTTCTGGCTTAGAAATGAAACCAGAGTGGCTAGAAATGTTACAACTAGCCTTTAAAGAAGGATTCACTGATAGAGCAATTTCTGAACAAATGCGGATAGCTGAACGAACAGTAAGACATTACTGGACAAAAATTCAGGATGCGCTTTCTGTGTATCCTGAAGTAAATAAAAACTTGCGAATTCAAACTGAAAGTCGAGCTAGGGAAGAAGGGTTGATTGATTAG
- a CDS encoding CHASE2 domain-containing protein produces MFTNFWRISNSGFQKPVDIIAETVAIGFIIIARLFGGFEFLELYVFDTFMRIRPQENPDERILIVGINEDDIRNIGQYPIPDGKLALLLQELQNSQPVAIGLDIYRDLAVPPGSKELANTFKQAKNLIGVETIVPDISKRKVNPPPTLLSEQLGFADAVPDKDGKQRRALLGASNANDEWRLSLPLQLARIYLEKQGIKLDSIDGDEYGMRFGVTELPRFRSNSGGYIKADAGGSQTLINFRAHPQPFAIVSLKDVVNKKVLPEKIRNKIVLVGIMSPSAKDYVVSEAIKLKNYSKDPLIYGVEVQAHVVSQIISAVEDRRTLLKTWSDGGEYLWIVFVGFAGIFLGRSINSSRKLVLTIGIISLILVGISYQLLIFGWWLPIVPSILVFLCNGLAIAVFSKYDEALRTRIQDRQIVIDSVFETIHGGPLQKLSMILRNLDGDEKLDKQILSTDLRQLNQELRQVHILLQRETSTNGEIFYLRGEQQLNLQQPIHEVLHQVYFDVLERNHPEFKTLKIKIVNFQRLDERNLSIEQKRGLCRFLEEGLTNAGKYARGMTRLDIICKQEQGFNVIRVSDNGCGIQESNREHQGFGTKQAQNLAKQLRGKFQRFANSPKGAVYQLIWTARKFNFWRL; encoded by the coding sequence ATGTTTACAAATTTTTGGAGAATAAGTAATTCCGGTTTTCAAAAACCTGTTGACATTATTGCTGAAACTGTAGCAATAGGTTTTATCATAATAGCCCGTTTGTTTGGAGGATTTGAATTCCTTGAATTATATGTGTTTGATACATTTATGCGTATACGTCCCCAAGAAAATCCAGATGAGAGGATTTTAATAGTAGGAATAAATGAGGATGATATCCGCAACATCGGTCAATATCCGATTCCAGATGGGAAACTTGCATTATTATTACAAGAGTTACAAAATTCTCAACCTGTTGCAATTGGTTTAGATATATATCGAGATTTAGCTGTACCCCCCGGAAGTAAAGAATTAGCTAATACTTTTAAACAAGCAAAAAATCTTATTGGGGTTGAAACAATTGTTCCTGACATTAGTAAGAGAAAAGTTAATCCTCCTCCAACATTACTGTCAGAACAATTAGGTTTTGCTGACGCTGTACCCGACAAGGACGGGAAGCAAAGACGAGCTTTATTAGGTGCATCTAATGCAAATGATGAATGGCGATTATCTTTACCATTACAATTAGCACGAATTTATTTAGAAAAGCAAGGTATTAAGTTAGATAGTATTGACGGTGATGAGTATGGAATGAGATTTGGTGTGACAGAATTACCACGCTTCCGTTCCAATTCCGGTGGATATATAAAAGCAGATGCTGGTGGTAGTCAAACCTTAATTAATTTTCGCGCTCATCCTCAACCTTTTGCTATTGTTTCTCTGAAAGACGTTGTTAATAAAAAAGTCTTACCAGAGAAGATACGAAATAAAATAGTTTTAGTAGGGATTATGAGTCCTAGCGCCAAAGATTATGTAGTTTCTGAAGCGATAAAATTGAAAAACTATAGCAAAGACCCATTAATTTATGGTGTTGAAGTTCAAGCACACGTTGTCAGTCAAATAATTAGTGCTGTAGAGGACAGAAGAACTTTATTAAAAACCTGGTCAGATGGGGGAGAGTATTTGTGGATTGTATTTGTTGGGTTTGCAGGAATTTTTCTAGGACGTAGCATTAACTCTTCCAGAAAACTCGTTTTGACTATTGGTATCATTAGCTTGATTTTGGTTGGTATTTCTTATCAATTATTAATATTCGGGTGGTGGCTTCCGATTGTTCCCTCTATTTTAGTTTTTTTATGTAACGGTTTGGCGATCGCAGTTTTTTCCAAATACGACGAAGCTTTACGCACCAGGATTCAAGATCGTCAAATAGTTATTGACTCAGTGTTTGAAACAATTCACGGTGGTCCTCTACAAAAGTTGAGTATGATTTTGAGAAATCTCGACGGGGATGAAAAGTTAGATAAACAGATATTATCTACTGATTTGAGACAGCTTAATCAAGAACTGCGGCAGGTACATATACTGTTACAGAGGGAAACTTCTACTAACGGGGAGATTTTTTATTTGCGAGGAGAACAACAATTAAATTTACAGCAACCAATTCATGAAGTTCTCCACCAAGTTTATTTTGATGTTTTAGAAAGAAATCACCCAGAATTTAAGACTCTTAAGATTAAGATAGTCAATTTTCAGCGACTTGACGAACGCAATCTAAGTATTGAGCAAAAACGGGGATTGTGTCGGTTTTTAGAAGAGGGATTAACTAATGCGGGTAAATATGCACGGGGTATGACTCGATTAGATATTATCTGCAAGCAAGAGCAGGGTTTTAATGTGATTCGAGTCAGCGATAATGGTTGCGGGATTCAAGAATCGAACCGGGAACATCAAGGTTTCGGAACGAAGCAAGCACAGAATTTAGCAAAGCAATTAAGGGGGAAATTTCAACGTTTTGCAAATTCTCCCAAGGGGGCAGTTTATCAACTTATTTGGACTGCTAGGAAATTTAATTTTTGGCGTTTGTAG
- a CDS encoding DUF928 domain-containing protein, translated as MNKQFLVISRHLLNQLLIASVSSLFIVNTALAYNPPKKPSRPRTTTSNAIRNDLCLQSTEYNLTVLAPVGHIGETISQQPIFAWFLPNSKPRKMELSVFEYVNDARGKKIKSFQLDSQPGRMMKFSPNSEGFTFELGKTYLWQISLLCDRNNPMKDIFAEAVIQIVPKSPALVSQLGQANDPLKRAKIYADAGLWYDAFAEVLENPQGKDFMLQMLTKLSKLEAESAGDASEKWLKDNLEAQASQLEKVVAREK; from the coding sequence ATGAATAAACAATTTTTAGTGATTTCAAGACATTTACTGAATCAACTGCTAATAGCTAGTGTTTCCAGCTTATTTATTGTCAATACAGCATTAGCTTATAATCCACCCAAAAAGCCATCCCGTCCAAGAACTACGACTTCCAATGCAATCAGAAATGATCTCTGTTTGCAAAGTACAGAATATAATTTAACTGTACTTGCTCCCGTTGGTCACATTGGAGAAACTATTTCCCAGCAACCTATATTTGCTTGGTTTCTACCAAACAGCAAACCACGTAAAATGGAATTGAGTGTTTTTGAGTATGTTAATGATGCAAGAGGTAAAAAAATTAAAAGTTTTCAGCTTGACAGCCAACCAGGTCGTATGATGAAGTTCTCTCCTAATTCAGAAGGGTTTACTTTTGAGTTAGGAAAAACCTATCTTTGGCAAATATCACTGTTGTGCGATCGCAATAATCCGATGAAGGATATTTTTGCTGAAGCTGTCATTCAAATTGTACCCAAGTCCCCTGCTTTAGTAAGTCAGCTTGGTCAAGCAAATGACCCTCTTAAAAGAGCGAAAATTTATGCAGATGCTGGATTATGGTATGACGCTTTTGCTGAGGTTTTAGAAAACCCCCAAGGAAAAGATTTTATGTTACAAATGCTGACTAAGTTAAGTAAATTAGAAGCAGAATCTGCTGGTGATGCTTCTGAAAAATGGTTAAAAGATAACTTAGAAGCACAAGCTTCGCAGCTTGAGAAAGTGGTTGCAAGGGAAAAGTAA